From Quadrisphaera sp. DSM 44207, the proteins below share one genomic window:
- a CDS encoding DUF389 domain-containing protein has product MSALGSLVRPLVDDDTLERTAAQVQLSGSYLLYMSCSGVLAAVALLSGSVPILIGSMIVAPLMPPLAVVPLALAAGRREEAARGLGVALAGLVLASAAAGATTGVMDLANVIPPDAVLLAEPLLQERLHPGWWSVAAALAAGLAGTTAQARSKTDTLIGTVAALALVPALGAAVIALYGGAPVLALGGALLLLVNVGLVIAMGVVAVLASAGRAGLRPLALVPVAVVALVGLLLVWAQSTGTIPKTPSTTGPSTSATASSSSPQT; this is encoded by the coding sequence ATGAGCGCGCTCGGATCCCTCGTCCGACCCCTCGTCGACGACGACACCCTGGAGCGGACCGCCGCCCAGGTGCAGCTGTCCGGCAGCTACTTGCTGTACATGAGCTGCTCCGGGGTGCTGGCCGCGGTGGCGCTGCTGTCCGGCTCGGTGCCCATCCTCATCGGGTCGATGATCGTCGCGCCGCTGATGCCACCCCTGGCGGTGGTCCCCCTCGCCCTGGCCGCGGGACGCCGTGAGGAGGCTGCGCGCGGACTGGGTGTGGCGCTGGCGGGCCTCGTGCTGGCCTCCGCCGCCGCGGGAGCGACCACCGGCGTCATGGACCTCGCGAACGTCATCCCCCCGGACGCGGTCCTGCTCGCCGAGCCGCTGCTGCAGGAGCGCCTGCACCCGGGCTGGTGGTCCGTGGCGGCCGCGCTCGCCGCCGGGCTGGCGGGCACCACCGCCCAGGCGCGGTCGAAGACCGACACGCTCATCGGGACGGTGGCTGCGCTGGCGCTGGTGCCGGCCCTGGGCGCCGCGGTGATCGCCCTGTACGGCGGCGCGCCGGTCCTCGCGCTCGGCGGCGCCCTCCTGCTGCTGGTGAACGTCGGGCTGGTCATCGCCATGGGCGTCGTGGCGGTGCTCGCCTCCGCCGGGCGGGCCGGGCTGCGCCCCCTGGCGCTGGTGCCGGTGGCCGTCGTGGCCCTCGTCGGCCTGCTCCTCGTCTGGGCCCAGTCCACCGGCACGATCCCGAAGACCCCGAGCACCACCGGACCCAGCACCAGCGCGACCGCCAGCTCCAGCTCACCGCAGACGTGA
- a CDS encoding permease: protein MSAQPFDRDRSTGAVPATPAPAEREVLPPPVVRETERVERVEPVVRPAAPPVGTRDEPVNVAVEAQRRDRVRWGPVWAGLIVALPTFLLLELVFLALGWLDLGVGAGGTNAGWVSGLLGLLAFFLGGLTAGATAMWRGADDGLLHGILVWALGVVAFLFLTLLGGGALFGSLAGAVTQVVDLQQLNAPDIDPAQAVATARSAASFAVLGLGLAVIASALGGLLGARTWPRKEDVEPDAVTVR from the coding sequence ATGAGTGCACAGCCCTTCGACCGCGACCGCTCCACCGGCGCGGTCCCCGCCACGCCCGCCCCGGCGGAGCGCGAGGTGCTCCCGCCGCCCGTGGTGCGGGAGACCGAGCGCGTCGAGCGCGTCGAGCCCGTCGTCCGGCCCGCCGCCCCACCGGTGGGGACCAGGGACGAGCCCGTGAACGTCGCCGTGGAGGCGCAGCGGCGCGACCGGGTCCGCTGGGGCCCGGTGTGGGCCGGGCTGATCGTGGCCCTGCCCACCTTCCTGCTCCTGGAGCTGGTCTTCCTCGCCCTGGGCTGGCTCGACCTCGGCGTCGGGGCCGGCGGCACCAACGCCGGGTGGGTCAGCGGGCTGCTGGGCCTGCTCGCCTTCTTCCTCGGCGGCCTGACCGCCGGGGCCACCGCGATGTGGCGCGGCGCGGACGACGGCCTGCTGCACGGGATCCTCGTGTGGGCCCTCGGCGTGGTCGCGTTCCTGTTCCTCACCCTGCTCGGCGGCGGCGCCCTGTTCGGGTCGCTGGCCGGGGCCGTCACCCAGGTGGTGGACCTGCAGCAGCTGAACGCCCCGGACATCGACCCCGCCCAGGCGGTGGCCACGGCGCGCTCGGCGGCCAGCTTCGCCGTCCTCGGCCTCGGGCTGGCCGTCATCGCCTCCGCCCTCGGCGGCCTGCTCGGCGCCAGGACGTGGCCGCGCAAGGAGGACGTCGAGCCCGACGCGGTCACCGTGCGCTGA
- a CDS encoding DUF3040 domain-containing protein: MLSDQHRRELAAIERHLIAEDPALAHLLARWPSSRRLRVPARAVWAAIGFVTVLAGAAGLGSVLIPIGVVVLLGSVALSPLTGPLARHGPPGAWGRRPR, encoded by the coding sequence GTGCTCAGTGATCAGCACCGGCGGGAGCTGGCGGCCATCGAGCGCCACCTCATCGCCGAGGACCCGGCCCTGGCGCACCTGCTGGCGCGCTGGCCCTCCAGCCGCCGCCTCCGGGTGCCGGCCCGCGCGGTGTGGGCCGCCATCGGGTTCGTCACCGTCCTGGCGGGCGCGGCGGGCCTCGGAAGCGTCCTGATCCCGATCGGGGTGGTCGTCCTCCTCGGCTCCGTGGCCCTCAGCCCGCTGACCGGTCCGCTCGCCCGGCACGGCCCGCCGGGGGCCTGGGGACGTCGTCCCCGCTGA
- a CDS encoding GerMN domain-containing protein, which produces MSARGTPAAPVPVLLGVLGALLGVLLGGCQVLPQQRPVAVDLPSTTDPSVPGVDGGSQQVEVYLVRGDRLTPVVRRVRDSSAQTALSALVAGPTRAEVGSGLRTALPPQPLVVSDPRPPAGTAVVTATEELSGLSGRSQLLAVGQLVWTLTGADGVQRLRVVVGDRSVELPTDDGLSPEAVARADYASVAPLELLRPGAPAHPEPDRGGGR; this is translated from the coding sequence ATGTCCGCGCGAGGGACGCCCGCCGCACCGGTGCCCGTGCTGCTCGGGGTGCTGGGCGCCCTGCTCGGCGTGCTCCTGGGCGGCTGCCAGGTACTGCCTCAGCAGCGACCCGTCGCCGTCGACCTGCCCAGCACCACGGACCCGAGCGTCCCGGGGGTGGACGGCGGGTCCCAGCAGGTGGAGGTCTACCTGGTGCGAGGGGACCGCCTCACCCCCGTGGTGCGCCGGGTGCGCGACTCCTCGGCTCAGACAGCGCTGTCTGCGCTCGTGGCCGGACCGACGCGCGCCGAGGTCGGGTCGGGGTTGAGGACGGCCCTGCCTCCCCAGCCCCTGGTGGTCTCCGACCCGCGTCCCCCTGCCGGGACGGCCGTGGTCACCGCCACGGAGGAGCTGTCGGGGCTGTCCGGGCGCAGCCAGCTGCTTGCCGTGGGACAGCTGGTGTGGACGCTGACCGGGGCGGACGGCGTCCAGCGCCTGCGGGTGGTCGTCGGCGACCGCAGCGTGGAGCTGCCCACCGACGACGGCCTGTCCCCGGAGGCCGTCGCGCGCGCGGACTACGCCTCCGTCGCCCCGCTCGAGCTGCTCCGGCCCGGTGCACCGGCGCACCCGGAGCCCGACCGAGGAGGTGGGAGGTGA